The following coding sequences lie in one Amycolatopsis cihanbeyliensis genomic window:
- a CDS encoding RNA polymerase sigma factor — MLSAAWDSTEPDSVVAGELDAVAEFEACYKAEFTRLVGFVIKIGHDEQEALDAAQVAFTEAWRQWKTIREPRAWLRKVVRRCLQYLPEVPSAEVADTTRPFVANEIEIAEETRSVLDALRLLPFRQRIVMAYKYDGFTPTEIARELDLTPESVRKTLQRARETLKQFLRGHGRDRDE, encoded by the coding sequence CTGCTCTCGGCTGCGTGGGACAGCACTGAGCCGGACTCGGTTGTCGCTGGGGAGCTTGATGCGGTTGCTGAGTTCGAAGCTTGCTACAAGGCAGAGTTCACCCGGCTGGTCGGTTTTGTGATCAAGATTGGACATGACGAACAAGAAGCGCTTGATGCTGCCCAGGTGGCATTTACCGAAGCCTGGCGACAATGGAAGACCATTCGGGAACCCCGCGCCTGGCTCCGGAAGGTCGTCCGGCGCTGCCTTCAATACCTGCCCGAGGTTCCTTCCGCTGAAGTAGCCGACACGACCCGGCCGTTCGTGGCCAACGAGATCGAAATCGCAGAAGAAACACGATCCGTACTCGATGCTTTGCGGCTCCTGCCCTTTCGTCAACGTATAGTAATGGCCTACAAATATGACGGGTTCACGCCGACTGAAATCGCACGTGAGCTTGACCTAACACCCGAGAGCGTCCGCAAGACGCTTCAGCGAGCACGCGAAACGCTCAAACAATTCCTGCGGGGACACGGGAGAGATCGCGATGAGTGA
- a CDS encoding tyrosine-type recombinase/integrase produces MTGLHQALAEYLALRRSLGYKLERDGKLLAQFLDWLDEQDKHTITLADTLDWVHLPAEPSTSWLRMRMQAVRGFATYLHTLDPAVEVPPSGLVPGPVPRAVPYLYSDADIVALLAQAEQLSSPLRRATMRTLIGLLAVTGMRLGEVLALDDTDFDPTAGLLLIRHAKFDKSRQIPLHTSTTTALLAYRRTRDQIIGRPVSDALLVSTAGTRLLNYNVGQTFAKLIRRAGLAGQSQARQPRPHDLRHSFAIRTLLRWYRDGGDVAARLPLLSTYLGHVAPANTYWYLHAAPELLAEAAHRLEDAADGGEPR; encoded by the coding sequence ATGACCGGGCTGCACCAGGCGCTGGCCGAGTATCTGGCGCTGCGGCGCTCACTGGGTTACAAGCTCGAACGCGACGGCAAACTCCTCGCCCAGTTCCTCGACTGGCTCGACGAGCAGGACAAGCACACCATCACGCTGGCCGACACGCTGGACTGGGTACACCTGCCGGCAGAACCGAGCACGAGTTGGCTACGGATGCGGATGCAGGCGGTGCGCGGTTTCGCGACCTACCTGCACACCCTTGATCCGGCTGTCGAGGTCCCGCCGTCCGGGCTGGTGCCAGGACCGGTTCCTCGCGCGGTTCCTTACCTGTATTCCGATGCCGACATCGTAGCCCTGCTTGCCCAAGCCGAACAGCTGTCGAGTCCGCTGCGTCGGGCGACGATGCGCACCCTGATCGGACTGCTCGCGGTGACCGGGATGCGCCTGGGCGAGGTCCTCGCGCTCGACGACACCGACTTCGACCCGACAGCCGGGCTGCTGCTGATCCGGCATGCCAAGTTCGACAAGTCCCGGCAGATTCCCCTACACACCAGCACCACGACCGCGTTGCTGGCCTATCGCCGCACCCGTGACCAGATCATTGGCCGTCCAGTCAGTGATGCGCTGCTGGTCTCCACCGCCGGCACTCGGCTGCTGAACTACAACGTCGGACAGACCTTCGCCAAACTCATCCGCCGGGCCGGACTGGCTGGCCAGTCGCAAGCTCGCCAGCCGCGGCCGCATGATTTACGGCATAGCTTCGCGATCCGCACACTGCTGCGGTGGTATCGCGATGGGGGTGACGTTGCCGCCCGGCTGCCGCTGCTATCGACCTATCTCGGCCACGTCGCACCGGCGAACACCTACTGGTATTTGCACGCCGCTCCCGAACTGCTCGCCGAGGCTGCCCACCGACTCGAGGACGCTGCGGATGGTGGTGAGCCTCGATGA
- a CDS encoding tyrosine-type recombinase/integrase: MVHVLHSEVVGPLEPYADGFARELVRRGYAVNAAAHQLGLVAHLSRWMMSQRLEAVDLTPEALGQYVEVRRRTGHRNLRTVKALTPLLEYLRGLGSVPVMESPTPQTAAARLLQQYRDYLIEDRDLRPKVVVGYVESVRPFIEAHVRAGAGELSVLRAADVTAFMVASSRWLAPKTVQRQASALRSLLRYWHVQGLLATSLVEAVPKIATGYPAVPRALPPAQVNELLASCDRDCVTGRRDFAMLILLSRLGLRSGEVAGLGLDDVDWQCGEITVTGKGPRSDRLPLPDDVGQALVDYLCHGRPAGALDRSVFIRIKAPHHGLTAGGVTQAVAAAAHRAGVGTVYAHRLRHSAATSMLAAGASLAEIGQVLRHRGSVTTAAYATVDVAALRTLARPWPTGGVS; this comes from the coding sequence ATGGTGCACGTGCTGCACTCGGAAGTTGTGGGGCCGCTGGAGCCGTATGCCGACGGGTTCGCCCGGGAGTTGGTGAGGCGGGGATACGCGGTCAACGCTGCTGCACATCAGCTTGGGTTGGTCGCGCACCTGAGTCGCTGGATGATGTCGCAGCGGCTGGAAGCCGTGGATCTGACGCCGGAGGCGCTGGGGCAATACGTCGAGGTCCGCCGGAGGACGGGGCATCGCAACCTGCGTACGGTGAAGGCGCTGACGCCGCTGCTGGAATACCTGCGGGGCCTCGGATCAGTGCCCGTGATGGAGTCACCGACACCGCAGACGGCGGCTGCACGATTGCTGCAGCAGTATCGCGACTACTTGATCGAGGACCGTGACCTGCGGCCGAAGGTAGTGGTCGGCTATGTCGAGTCGGTGCGCCCGTTCATCGAGGCGCACGTGCGGGCCGGGGCCGGGGAACTCAGCGTGCTGAGGGCGGCAGATGTCACCGCGTTCATGGTTGCCTCCTCGCGGTGGTTGGCGCCCAAGACGGTGCAGCGGCAGGCGAGTGCGCTGCGCTCGTTGCTGCGATATTGGCATGTGCAGGGGTTGCTAGCCACCTCGCTGGTGGAAGCCGTTCCCAAGATCGCCACTGGCTATCCGGCAGTACCGCGAGCGTTGCCACCAGCGCAGGTGAATGAATTGCTGGCCTCGTGCGACCGCGATTGCGTCACTGGGCGTCGGGATTTCGCGATGCTGATACTGCTGTCGCGGCTGGGACTGCGCAGCGGTGAGGTCGCTGGGCTGGGACTGGACGACGTTGATTGGCAGTGCGGGGAAATCACTGTGACCGGCAAGGGACCCCGCAGCGACCGGCTACCGTTACCGGACGACGTGGGCCAGGCACTTGTGGACTATTTGTGCCACGGCAGACCGGCGGGTGCCTTGGACCGCAGCGTGTTCATCCGAATCAAGGCTCCGCACCACGGGCTCACGGCTGGTGGGGTGACCCAGGCAGTCGCCGCTGCCGCACATCGGGCCGGCGTGGGAACCGTGTATGCGCATCGGTTGCGGCACAGCGCGGCCACCTCGATGCTCGCCGCGGGTGCCTCGCTGGCCGAGATCGGCCAGGTTCTTCGACACCGCGGGTCGGTGACCACGGCGGCGTATGCGACCGTCGATGTTGCTGCGCTACGCACCCTGGCCCGGCCCTGGCCCACCGGGGGTGTGTCATGA
- a CDS encoding PP2C family protein-serine/threonine phosphatase: MTLVLRYAARSDRGLVRSSNQDSVYAGPRLLAVADGMGGHAAGEVASKVVIASLAPLDDDEPGDDLLSQLRDAVAHGNAAISELVAGDPDLDGMGTTLTAVLFSGTRLGLVHVGDSRAYLLRGGQLTQITRDDSFVKELLDQGRITEEEAAVHPQRSLLLKALTGHEVEPSLTVREARAGDRYLLCSDGLSGMVSDETLADAIRITDPQDCADRMIELALKGGGTDNVTVIVADVVDVDFGEDAPIVGGAAGDGSDEHHQGDSPAARARALDPSPPPQRIEQEEPEPDPKAKRRRWVRMLVILGLTVILLAAAAIATRYFVLRQYYVGEGPDQEVVIFQGVPGSILGIDLHRMAEGSCAPQARLCDELRIPDLQQDARGAIVNGVKRESLADARKYIDTLRRNNVLDYCDPPAENQGDTGDTGDTGGGVVGGAEQPTEETAQPGQGGQPGVDCRPRPASGGG; the protein is encoded by the coding sequence ATGACTCTCGTCCTTCGTTACGCGGCCCGCAGCGACCGTGGCCTGGTGCGTTCCAGCAACCAGGACTCGGTGTACGCGGGTCCCCGGCTGCTCGCGGTCGCCGACGGCATGGGCGGCCACGCCGCCGGTGAGGTGGCCAGCAAGGTGGTCATCGCCTCGCTGGCCCCGCTCGACGACGACGAGCCCGGCGACGACCTGCTGTCCCAACTACGCGACGCCGTGGCGCACGGCAACGCCGCGATCTCCGAACTGGTCGCGGGCGACCCCGATCTCGACGGTATGGGTACCACCCTCACCGCGGTGCTGTTCTCCGGCACCCGGCTGGGCCTGGTGCACGTCGGCGACTCGCGCGCCTACCTGCTCCGCGGCGGGCAGCTCACCCAGATCACCAGGGACGACAGCTTCGTCAAGGAGTTGCTCGACCAGGGCCGGATCACCGAGGAGGAGGCCGCGGTCCATCCGCAGCGTTCCTTGCTGCTCAAGGCGCTCACCGGGCACGAGGTGGAGCCGAGCCTGACCGTGCGCGAGGCCCGCGCGGGGGACCGCTACCTGCTGTGCTCGGACGGGTTGTCCGGGATGGTCAGCGACGAGACCCTGGCCGACGCCATTCGGATCACGGACCCGCAGGACTGCGCGGACCGGATGATCGAGCTGGCGCTGAAGGGCGGCGGCACGGACAACGTCACGGTGATCGTCGCCGACGTGGTGGACGTGGACTTCGGTGAGGACGCGCCGATCGTCGGTGGCGCCGCCGGTGACGGCAGCGACGAGCACCACCAGGGCGACTCCCCGGCCGCACGGGCCCGCGCGCTCGACCCTTCCCCTCCCCCACAACGGATCGAGCAGGAGGAGCCGGAGCCGGACCCAAAAGCCAAACGGCGTAGGTGGGTACGGATGCTGGTGATTCTGGGGCTCACCGTCATCCTGCTCGCCGCCGCCGCCATCGCCACCCGCTACTTCGTGCTGCGCCAGTACTACGTCGGCGAGGGCCCCGACCAGGAGGTCGTGATCTTCCAGGGTGTTCCGGGCAGCATCCTGGGCATCGACCTGCACCGGATGGCGGAGGGCTCCTGCGCCCCGCAGGCGCGACTGTGCGACGAGCTGCGCATCCCGGACCTGCAACAGGACGCCCGCGGCGCGATCGTGAACGGCGTCAAGCGGGAGAGCCTCGCGGACGCGCGCAAGTACATCGACACCTTGCGGCGCAACAACGTGCTCGACTACTGCGACCCTCCCGCGGAGAACCAAGGAGACACCGGGGACACCGGGGACACCGGGGGCGGCGTGGTCGGCGGGGCCGAGCAGCCCACGGAGGAAACCGCACAACCTGGGCAAGGTGGGCAGCCGGGGGTGGACTGCCGCCCACGGCCCGCGTCAGGTGGTGGCTGA
- a CDS encoding tyrosine-type recombinase/integrase → MSAIASTVQTFFTEYLMRQRQASPHTIAAYRDLVRMLLFFAAERTGIACHQLQFTDVDAGLVTAFLDDLEHGRGNSVRTRNARLAGIHSLFGYAATHHPEHAEDIQRVLAIPAKRAEHTIITYLTEAESEALLAAPNRNTRTGRRDHALLQLAIQTGLRASELTSLTRRDIHLGTGAHIRCRGKGRKHRITPLTHGTVTVMRTWIRERTGDEDDPLFPTNRGSSMSPDALAQRVRIHASTAARSCRSLASKNVTPHVLRHTAAMRLLHAGVDTTVIALWLGHVDVTTTQIYLEADLVLKQRALDRTTPPKATPGRYRPPDQLIAFLEAL, encoded by the coding sequence ATGAGTGCGATCGCTTCCACCGTGCAGACGTTTTTCACCGAGTATCTGATGCGCCAGCGGCAAGCCAGCCCGCACACCATCGCAGCCTACCGTGACCTGGTGCGGATGCTGCTGTTCTTCGCCGCCGAGCGCACTGGAATCGCGTGCCACCAGCTGCAGTTCACCGATGTCGATGCGGGGCTGGTCACCGCGTTCCTCGATGACTTGGAACACGGTCGCGGCAACAGCGTGCGCACCCGCAACGCGCGCCTGGCGGGGATCCACTCGCTTTTTGGCTACGCCGCCACGCACCATCCCGAGCATGCCGAGGACATTCAGCGAGTGCTGGCGATCCCTGCCAAGCGAGCCGAGCACACCATCATCACCTACCTCACCGAAGCCGAGTCCGAGGCACTGCTCGCCGCGCCGAATCGCAACACTCGCACCGGCAGACGAGACCACGCGTTGCTGCAGCTTGCAATCCAAACAGGACTACGAGCATCCGAACTGACCTCCCTGACCCGCCGCGACATCCACCTCGGCACCGGGGCACACATCCGCTGCCGCGGCAAGGGACGCAAACACCGCATCACCCCGCTCACCCACGGAACCGTCACGGTGATGCGGACCTGGATCCGCGAACGCACCGGCGACGAGGATGATCCGCTGTTTCCCACCAACCGCGGCAGCTCGATGAGCCCCGACGCACTCGCCCAGCGGGTCCGCATCCACGCCAGCACCGCAGCACGGTCCTGCCGATCGCTGGCCAGCAAGAACGTCACACCACACGTGCTGCGCCACACCGCAGCCATGCGGCTGCTGCACGCCGGAGTCGACACCACCGTCATCGCGCTCTGGCTCGGACACGTCGACGTGACCACCACCCAGATCTATCTCGAAGCCGACCTCGTACTCAAACAGCGAGCGCTCGACCGAACCACGCCACCGAAAGCGACGCCCGGCCGCTACCGCCCACCCGACCAGCTCATCGCCTTCCTCGAAGCCCTCTGA
- a CDS encoding SRPBCC family protein produces the protein MVGVTVEQTVRCAPEEFLAFVLDAERYAEVDSKLGRIDWVRRQDDVTEFKFRSHLPGIPGPGPTLVSRMSLTPGERVDIEYAPPPHNRLARRFSAFAASFVCAPTPEGTKVTRTVDITFKPPLAYLLHPILKRTLPPDVHQEMQEAKQALEQREIT, from the coding sequence ATGGTTGGTGTCACAGTGGAGCAGACCGTACGGTGCGCACCGGAGGAGTTCCTCGCCTTCGTGCTGGATGCCGAGCGTTACGCCGAGGTGGACAGCAAGCTGGGCCGGATCGACTGGGTACGCAGGCAGGACGACGTGACCGAGTTCAAGTTCCGCTCGCATCTACCGGGTATCCCGGGCCCCGGCCCCACACTGGTCTCCCGGATGAGCCTCACCCCCGGTGAGCGGGTGGACATCGAGTACGCCCCACCCCCGCACAACCGCCTGGCCCGCCGCTTCTCCGCCTTCGCGGCCAGCTTCGTCTGCGCCCCGACCCCCGAGGGCACGAAAGTCACCCGCACCGTCGACATCACCTTCAAGCCACCGCTGGCCTACCTGCTGCACCCCATCCTGAAGCGCACGCTTCCCCCGGATGTGCACCAGGAAATGCAAGAAGCCAAACAAGCCCTAGAACAAAGGGAAATCACATAA
- a CDS encoding DUF3662 and FHA domain-containing protein, translating to MGRVQRFDRRLEGIVGNTFARMFGGNVVTQEVAQALERESEDNVRELAGGRQLAPNHYIVSLGSADHDRMAGDAQRVTRVLANAVAEHLAEHGWDTYGDVVVSLERNEALHTGQFRTRSTVDPDVSAEDAESSVRSARTSDAGDRPMSQPPGYGQYDQGDPYGQGQYGYGQQGPGYDQGYGQPGGYDQYGQPVGYDQYGQPVGYDQYGQPAGYDQYGQPGYDQYGQPPGYDQGYGAPGAPGVPGTPPGGYDPGYGQPPGYDQGYGQPPPPPGYDQGYGQPPPPPPGAPGVPPGAPPPSPPGGYPAQAPPPPPPQDPYGQQGYAPPAPPPPMQGNRQLAASLQLDDGSNRTYSLKQGGNVVGRGQDADFRLPDTGVSRRHLEITWDGQSATLADIGSTNGTTVNGTPVQTWQLADGDVIRVGHSSLVFRTQG from the coding sequence GTGGGCCGCGTACAGCGCTTTGACCGGCGCCTGGAGGGCATCGTCGGCAACACCTTCGCGCGGATGTTCGGTGGCAACGTCGTCACGCAGGAAGTGGCGCAGGCGCTGGAGCGTGAGAGTGAGGACAACGTTCGGGAGCTGGCGGGTGGCCGGCAGCTCGCCCCGAATCACTACATCGTGTCCTTGGGCTCGGCCGATCACGACCGCATGGCCGGCGATGCCCAGCGGGTCACCCGGGTGCTCGCGAACGCGGTGGCCGAACACCTCGCCGAGCACGGTTGGGACACCTATGGTGACGTCGTAGTTTCGCTAGAGCGCAACGAGGCGCTGCATACTGGACAGTTCAGGACCCGCTCGACCGTCGACCCGGACGTCTCGGCAGAGGACGCCGAGTCCTCGGTACGGTCAGCACGAACCAGCGACGCAGGAGACCGACCAATGAGCCAGCCACCCGGCTACGGCCAATACGACCAGGGTGACCCGTACGGGCAGGGCCAGTACGGCTACGGACAGCAGGGACCCGGGTACGACCAGGGCTACGGCCAGCCGGGCGGATATGACCAGTACGGCCAACCGGTCGGGTATGACCAGTACGGTCAGCCGGTCGGGTACGACCAGTACGGCCAACCGGCCGGATATGACCAGTACGGCCAACCCGGGTACGACCAGTACGGCCAACCGCCGGGATACGACCAGGGCTACGGCGCTCCCGGTGCTCCAGGCGTTCCCGGTACCCCTCCCGGCGGGTATGACCCCGGCTACGGGCAGCCGCCGGGATACGACCAGGGCTACGGCCAGCCCCCACCCCCTCCCGGGTACGACCAGGGCTACGGCCAGCCGCCTCCGCCGCCACCGGGGGCTCCCGGTGTCCCGCCCGGCGCCCCGCCGCCCAGCCCACCCGGTGGGTACCCCGCGCAGGCGCCGCCTCCCCCACCGCCGCAGGACCCGTACGGCCAGCAGGGTTACGCCCCGCCCGCTCCGCCGCCGCCGATGCAGGGCAACCGGCAGCTCGCCGCGAGCCTGCAGCTCGACGACGGTTCGAACCGCACCTACTCGCTGAAGCAGGGCGGCAACGTGGTCGGCAGGGGGCAGGACGCGGACTTCCGGCTGCCGGACACCGGCGTGTCCCGGCGGCACCTGGAGATCACCTGGGACGGGCAGAGCGCGACCCTCGCCGACATCGGCTCGACCAACGGCACCACGGTGAACGGCACTCCGGTGCAGACGTGGCAGCTTGCCGATGGCGACGTGATTCGGGTCGGGCACTCCTCCCTCGTGTTCCGTACGCAGGGCTGA
- a CDS encoding helix-turn-helix domain-containing protein, translating to MSGQWPHADLDGDHAAAVMQRIAARLAHLLAEQDVSLNALSKAAVVNRQTIANIVEGRVWPTVAVLAELERALGTSFALDPALWPERDAMDSSLSGHADTTRSSPERVTKQRKKRDIR from the coding sequence GTGTCCGGTCAGTGGCCGCATGCGGACCTCGATGGTGACCACGCCGCTGCGGTGATGCAGAGGATCGCCGCCCGACTAGCGCACCTGCTGGCCGAACAGGACGTGAGCCTTAACGCGTTGAGTAAGGCCGCGGTCGTCAACCGGCAGACGATCGCCAACATCGTGGAAGGTCGGGTCTGGCCGACCGTTGCGGTGCTGGCCGAGCTCGAACGGGCACTCGGAACCTCGTTCGCGCTGGACCCGGCTTTGTGGCCGGAAAGAGACGCCATGGATTCGAGCCTTTCGGGGCATGCGGACACGACACGATCGAGCCCCGAACGAGTGACAAAGCAGCGGAAGAAACGCGACATCCGCTAG
- a CDS encoding FtsW/RodA/SpoVE family cell cycle protein, producing the protein MSQPAADPQLGQFSTNPPRELPTRRGTELALLAFAAFIVTCAFVLVEANQEQELTWSIFWYGAAYLGIFSVAHLAVRRWAPYADPLILPCVALLNGMGLVMIYRIDLALAEQAQQTGEPFTPDAPKQVLWTVISLALFLAVLILISDHRTLTRYAYTLGLVGIVALSLPAVLPRSLSEVNGAKVWLKFGFFSIQPGEFAKIALMIFFASFLVSKRDLFTVAGKRVLGVELPRARDLGPILIAAMACLGILVFEKDLGTALLFFGIVLVMLYVATERVIWVVVGLGMFAVGGIIAYNLFGHVQQRVANWLDPLSTYDDPGGGYQIAQGLFGLGTGGMGGTGLGSGRPEMVPAANTDFITAALGEELGLIGLSAILLLYLLLAMRGMRSALAVRDTFGKLLGGGLSFAIVMQLFVIVGGVTKLIPMTGVTTPFLSRGGSSLLANYILIALLLRISDAARRPAAPSKPRPQQQAPLAEAHTVMVQRPEGMGGPGEGRGQ; encoded by the coding sequence ATGAGCCAGCCTGCCGCGGATCCACAGCTCGGCCAGTTCTCCACCAACCCGCCGCGTGAACTCCCGACCCGGCGGGGCACGGAACTGGCCCTGCTCGCGTTCGCCGCCTTCATCGTGACCTGCGCGTTCGTGCTGGTCGAGGCGAACCAGGAGCAGGAGCTCACCTGGTCGATCTTCTGGTACGGCGCGGCCTATCTCGGCATCTTCAGCGTGGCGCACCTCGCGGTGCGGCGCTGGGCACCGTACGCGGACCCGCTGATCCTGCCCTGCGTGGCCCTGCTGAACGGCATGGGCCTGGTGATGATCTACCGGATCGACCTCGCCCTCGCGGAGCAGGCGCAGCAGACCGGGGAACCGTTCACCCCGGACGCACCGAAGCAGGTGTTGTGGACGGTCATCTCGCTGGCCCTGTTCCTCGCCGTGCTGATCCTGATCTCCGATCACCGCACGCTCACCCGCTACGCCTACACCCTGGGCCTGGTCGGAATCGTCGCGCTGTCCCTGCCCGCGGTGCTGCCCCGGTCGCTGTCCGAGGTGAACGGCGCGAAGGTCTGGCTGAAGTTCGGCTTCTTCTCCATCCAGCCCGGCGAGTTCGCCAAGATCGCACTGATGATCTTCTTCGCCTCGTTCCTCGTGTCCAAGCGGGACCTGTTCACCGTGGCGGGCAAGCGGGTTCTCGGCGTGGAGCTGCCGCGGGCACGGGACCTCGGCCCGATCCTGATCGCGGCGATGGCCTGCCTCGGCATCCTGGTGTTCGAGAAGGATCTCGGCACGGCGCTGCTGTTCTTCGGGATCGTGCTGGTGATGCTGTACGTGGCCACCGAACGCGTCATCTGGGTGGTGGTCGGCCTCGGCATGTTCGCCGTGGGCGGGATCATCGCGTACAACCTGTTCGGCCACGTCCAGCAGCGGGTGGCGAACTGGCTCGACCCGCTGTCGACCTACGACGACCCCGGCGGCGGCTACCAGATCGCGCAGGGCCTCTTCGGCCTCGGCACCGGCGGCATGGGCGGCACCGGGCTGGGATCGGGCAGGCCGGAGATGGTGCCCGCGGCCAACACCGACTTCATCACCGCGGCGCTGGGTGAGGAACTCGGCCTGATCGGGCTGTCCGCGATCCTGCTGCTGTACTTGCTGCTCGCCATGCGCGGGATGCGTAGCGCGCTGGCGGTACGGGACACCTTCGGCAAGTTGCTCGGCGGCGGGCTGTCCTTCGCGATCGTGATGCAGCTGTTCGTGATCGTCGGCGGGGTCACCAAGCTGATCCCGATGACCGGTGTCACCACGCCCTTCCTTTCCCGCGGCGGTTCCTCGCTGCTGGCCAACTACATTCTGATCGCGCTGCTGCTGCGGATCTCCGATGCGGCGCGCCGCCCGGCCGCGCCGAGCAAGCCGCGGCCACAGCAGCAGGCACCGCTGGCCGAGGCGCACACCGTGATGGTGCAGCGCCCCGAGGGCATGGGCGGTCCTGGCGAGGGGAGAGGCCAGTGA
- a CDS encoding FHA domain-containing protein FhaB/FipA: MPELVVQLSRVGFLVLLWLFVLAALRVVRSDLYAASGLRVNVPGFRRGKDKKKPRSGKLPRQLVVTHGALSGTRIALDGRPILIGRADDSTLVLDDDYASTRHARLSLRGEDWYVEDLGSTNGTYLDRAKVTAPLRVPLGVPIRIGKTVIELRP, from the coding sequence GTGCCAGAGCTGGTCGTTCAACTATCCAGGGTAGGTTTCCTCGTCCTGCTCTGGCTTTTCGTGCTGGCCGCGTTGCGCGTCGTCCGCTCGGACCTTTACGCGGCCTCCGGGCTGCGCGTCAATGTGCCGGGTTTCCGGCGCGGTAAGGACAAGAAGAAACCGCGCAGCGGCAAGCTGCCGCGGCAGCTGGTCGTCACGCACGGCGCGCTGTCCGGAACCCGGATCGCGCTGGACGGCAGGCCAATTCTGATCGGCCGTGCGGATGACTCCACCTTGGTGCTGGACGACGACTACGCTTCCACCCGGCACGCCCGCCTTTCCCTGCGTGGCGAGGACTGGTATGTCGAAGACCTGGGCTCGACGAACGGGACCTACCTCGACCGGGCTAAGGTCACAGCACCCCTCCGAGTACCGCTCGGCGTCCCCATCCGGATCGGCAAGACGGTGATCGAGCTTCGCCCATGA
- a CDS encoding peptidoglycan D,D-transpeptidase FtsI family protein codes for MNTPLRKVGVAMLAMVALLLVNTTYVQFVKADDYRTDGRNQRVLLEEYSRQRGQIVAAENGQVLAGVEPANDKYQFTRTYPNGPMYAPVTGYYSIIYGATGIELAMDEVLNGSDPRLLVRRLSDMVTGRDPRGGNVQLTMRPSVQEAAYKAMTGKGFHGSVVALDPKTGDILAMVSTPSYDPNRLATHNSKEVRSAWAELTDKNGDKPMLNRAIRETYPPGSTFKLVTTAAALENGAGPDTPVTRAANVQLPGTSNTDLENFAHQPCPGGTLKDALAYSCNTAFAELADQLGADKLRETATNFGIGQQDLSVPMPVAASGLGDLSSSAKLYQSGIGQRDVRLTPLQDALLSATVANGGVTMKPQLVKALLAPDLTPMEEFTPEELTGDPALSAANAEVLKDMMLASEDNTKGGGKRSGLEIASKTGTAEHGVNEKQTPPHAWYTAFAPADDPQIAVAVIVESGGDRGLAATGGSVAASIGRATINAAVGGG; via the coding sequence GTGAACACTCCGCTGCGCAAGGTCGGCGTCGCCATGCTGGCGATGGTGGCGCTGCTGCTCGTCAACACCACGTACGTGCAGTTCGTCAAGGCGGACGACTACCGCACCGACGGCCGCAACCAGCGGGTGCTGCTGGAGGAGTACTCCCGGCAGCGCGGCCAGATCGTCGCCGCGGAGAACGGGCAGGTGCTGGCCGGGGTCGAACCCGCGAACGACAAGTACCAGTTCACCCGCACCTACCCGAACGGCCCGATGTACGCGCCGGTCACCGGGTACTACTCGATCATCTACGGCGCGACCGGCATCGAGCTGGCCATGGACGAGGTGCTGAACGGTTCGGACCCGCGGCTGCTGGTGCGCAGGCTGTCCGACATGGTCACCGGGCGGGATCCGCGCGGCGGCAACGTGCAGCTGACCATGCGCCCCTCCGTGCAGGAGGCCGCGTACAAGGCGATGACGGGCAAGGGCTTCCACGGCTCCGTGGTCGCGCTGGACCCGAAGACCGGCGACATCCTGGCGATGGTCTCCACCCCCTCCTACGACCCGAACCGGCTCGCCACGCACAACAGCAAGGAGGTCCGGAGCGCCTGGGCCGAGCTGACCGACAAGAACGGCGACAAGCCGATGCTGAACCGGGCGATCCGCGAGACCTACCCGCCAGGTTCGACCTTCAAGCTGGTCACCACCGCCGCGGCGCTGGAGAACGGGGCGGGGCCGGACACCCCGGTGACCAGGGCCGCGAACGTGCAACTGCCCGGCACCTCGAACACCGACCTGGAGAACTTCGCCCACCAGCCCTGCCCCGGCGGCACGCTGAAGGACGCCCTGGCGTACTCCTGCAACACGGCCTTCGCCGAGCTGGCCGACCAGCTCGGCGCGGACAAGCTGCGCGAGACGGCGACCAACTTCGGCATCGGCCAGCAGGACCTTTCCGTCCCGATGCCGGTGGCCGCTTCCGGCCTCGGCGACCTCTCCAGCTCGGCCAAGCTGTACCAGAGCGGCATCGGCCAGCGGGACGTACGGCTCACCCCGCTGCAGGACGCCCTGCTCTCGGCCACGGTCGCCAACGGCGGCGTGACGATGAAGCCGCAGCTGGTGAAGGCGTTGCTGGCGCCCGACCTCACGCCGATGGAGGAGTTCACCCCGGAGGAGCTCACCGGCGACCCCGCGCTCTCGGCGGCGAACGCCGAGGTGCTGAAGGACATGATGCTGGCCTCGGAGGACAACACCAAGGGTGGCGGCAAGCGGTCGGGCCTGGAGATCGCCTCCAAGACCGGCACGGCGGAACATGGCGTCAACGAGAAGCAGACCCCGCCGCACGCCTGGTACACCGCGTTCGCCCCGGCCGACGACCCGCAGATCGCGGTCGCGGTGATCGTCGAGTCCGGCGGTGACCGGGGACTGGCCGCGACCGGTGGCAGCGTGGCCGCCTCGATCGGCAGGGCCACGATCAACGCCGCGGTCGGGGGTGGGTAG